From Sediminibacterium sp. TEGAF015, a single genomic window includes:
- the feoB gene encoding ferrous iron transport protein B, protein MKQDHIHIALVGNPNSGKSSLFNAFTGLNQQVGNFPGVTVDKKTGTFNLDDTRSAELIDLPGTYSLYPRRADEWVSYKVLMGADTDIQPDLIILVADASNLKRNLLFCSQIIDLKIPVVMALTMNDLAAKKDIKIDIGGLAADLGIPVVAVNPRKNKGLSELKKVISKIQLDTSNKFRDFLDTATLAPSAVAKVKIAFPDWSDYACIHYLINHEELLSKKEEKETLNRIISEEQFNTTKTQAEEIMQRYTRIRQIMQKNVIETGPLEKKLFTEKLDNVLLHRTWGYLILLTVLFLLFQSIFWLATYPMDGIEWAFAAIAGWLSENLPEIWWSNLLINGFIAGLSGILVFVPQIMILFGLITILEDTGYMARISFLSDKLMRKVGLNGKSVMPMISSFACAVPAIMGARNIENKKERLLTILVTPLMSCSARLPVYTILIALVIEEKYYLGFLSLQGLVMMGLYLLGTVMALLVSYVMKFFIRIKEKSFFILELPMYRAPRWKNAGITMVEKARIFVTDAGKVIMVISLLLWFLSSFGPSENMEQTNTKYQALIQMDPDREDSLKKQLNTELLANSYAGVLGKTIEPVITPLGYDWKIGIALITSFAAREVFVGTMATLYSVDEEDDQSLREKLQSATYSNGDKVYTLATGLSLMVFYVLAMQCMSTLAVVKRETKSWKWPVIQLTYMTILAYSMSWIVYNLFN, encoded by the coding sequence TTGAAACAAGACCATATTCATATTGCGTTGGTTGGAAACCCCAACAGTGGAAAAAGTTCTCTTTTTAATGCCTTTACAGGCCTTAATCAACAAGTTGGCAATTTCCCCGGGGTTACGGTTGATAAAAAAACAGGCACTTTTAATTTAGATGATACCCGTTCGGCTGAACTAATTGACTTACCGGGAACATATAGTTTATATCCGCGAAGAGCAGATGAATGGGTTTCCTATAAAGTCTTAATGGGCGCAGATACGGATATTCAGCCTGATTTGATTATACTGGTAGCAGATGCCAGCAACCTGAAAAGAAACCTATTGTTTTGTTCTCAGATCATTGATTTAAAAATTCCAGTTGTCATGGCGCTGACCATGAACGACCTGGCTGCAAAAAAAGATATAAAAATTGATATTGGCGGATTGGCTGCTGACCTCGGAATACCAGTTGTTGCCGTAAATCCAAGAAAAAATAAAGGATTGAGTGAACTAAAAAAAGTGATCTCAAAAATACAGCTGGATACCAGCAACAAGTTTCGTGATTTTTTAGATACTGCCACTTTAGCTCCTTCTGCAGTAGCCAAAGTTAAAATTGCATTCCCCGACTGGAGCGATTATGCCTGTATTCACTATTTAATCAATCACGAGGAATTGCTATCAAAAAAGGAAGAGAAAGAAACATTGAATCGTATCATTTCTGAAGAACAATTCAATACCACCAAGACACAGGCAGAAGAAATTATGCAGCGGTATACCCGGATTCGTCAGATCATGCAGAAAAATGTGATTGAGACTGGACCGCTTGAGAAAAAACTATTCACAGAGAAACTGGATAATGTATTGCTACACAGAACCTGGGGATATTTGATTCTATTGACTGTACTTTTTCTATTGTTCCAAAGTATTTTTTGGCTGGCGACTTATCCGATGGATGGAATTGAATGGGCATTTGCAGCAATTGCAGGGTGGTTATCAGAAAATCTTCCGGAAATCTGGTGGAGCAACCTTCTTATTAATGGGTTTATTGCCGGATTGAGCGGGATTCTGGTTTTTGTTCCTCAAATCATGATTTTATTCGGATTAATTACTATTCTGGAAGATACGGGCTACATGGCAAGAATCAGTTTCCTTAGTGATAAGCTCATGAGGAAAGTTGGCCTAAATGGCAAAAGTGTTATGCCCATGATTAGCAGCTTCGCCTGCGCAGTTCCCGCTATTATGGGGGCAAGAAATATTGAAAATAAAAAAGAAAGATTGCTGACTATTCTTGTTACGCCTCTGATGAGTTGCAGTGCAAGGCTCCCCGTGTATACCATTTTAATTGCGCTGGTGATTGAAGAAAAATACTATTTAGGATTCCTGAGCTTACAAGGTCTGGTTATGATGGGACTCTATTTATTAGGCACTGTAATGGCTTTGCTGGTAAGCTATGTAATGAAATTTTTTATCCGCATTAAGGAGAAAAGTTTCTTCATCCTTGAACTTCCCATGTACCGAGCACCCCGCTGGAAAAATGCTGGAATCACAATGGTTGAAAAAGCCAGAATATTTGTAACGGATGCTGGTAAGGTTATCATGGTTATAAGTTTATTATTATGGTTTTTAAGTTCCTTCGGACCAAGTGAAAACATGGAACAAACCAATACTAAATACCAGGCCTTAATTCAAATGGATCCTGACCGGGAAGACTCATTGAAAAAACAATTGAATACAGAATTGCTTGCAAATTCATACGCTGGTGTTTTGGGCAAAACCATTGAGCCTGTTATTACTCCGTTGGGGTATGACTGGAAAATTGGTATTGCATTAATCACATCTTTTGCAGCAAGAGAAGTTTTTGTTGGAACCATGGCTACTTTATACAGCGTAGATGAAGAAGACGATCAAAGTCTTCGGGAAAAGTTACAGTCTGCAACCTATTCAAACGGAGATAAGGTATATACTCTTGCAACAGGGCTTTCCCTGATGGTATTCTATGTGCTGGCTATGCAATGTATGAGCACATTAGCAGTAGTGAAAAGGGAAACCAAATCATGGAAATGGCCGGTAATTCAACTAACCTATATGACTATTCTTGCTTACAGTATGAGCTGGATCGTATACAATCTGTTCAACTAG
- a CDS encoding M20/M25/M40 family metallo-hydrolase, which produces MKKWILVLLLLPVFAEAQSKRKLRIAAEKEKAITESNLLKHVQYLADDKLEGRRTGTAGELLAMEYIIGYYKTLSIEPKGSNGFVQEFEINEGLQLDAQNEFKINGHPLELQEEYFPMAFSARIAAKGKPALALSEAGQPWFKDLKELLEENKQNPHFDIEETIKKLAKEAAAKKATAFIIYNSGTQVDNVQFNKNDNSQLLPIPVIYVKPAAVKKYFSDLSASLQIELQVSLSSKIRKARNIIAYINNNASNTVVLGAHYDHLGYGEDKNALDAVHAVHNGADDNASGTAALLELARKLKNQSPKANNYLLIHFSGEELGLMGSKYWLENPTIQTSANYMINMDMVGRYDTARKLTIGGYGTSPVWGNMVPELAKNLAFKLDSAGTGPSDHASFYRKDIPVLFFFTGSHPDYHKSTDDWDKINYQGITEIVQLIYKIVESADSKGKLDFTKTREQQMGRSNRFTVSLGVIPDYGYTGTGMRIDGASAGKLAEKIGLKAGDVLLQLGDYKFVDVNSYMQSLSKFKKGDKTRLIYKRGTEEISVEVEF; this is translated from the coding sequence ATGAAAAAGTGGATTCTTGTATTGTTGTTATTACCGGTTTTTGCTGAAGCGCAAAGCAAACGAAAACTTCGAATTGCTGCAGAAAAAGAGAAAGCAATAACAGAATCCAACTTGCTAAAACATGTACAGTACCTGGCTGATGATAAGCTGGAGGGAAGAAGAACAGGAACTGCAGGAGAGTTGCTGGCCATGGAGTATATAATTGGTTATTATAAAACCCTGAGCATTGAACCTAAAGGATCCAATGGCTTTGTTCAGGAATTTGAAATTAATGAGGGACTGCAATTGGATGCACAGAATGAATTTAAAATAAACGGACACCCACTTGAGTTGCAGGAAGAGTATTTTCCAATGGCCTTCAGTGCCAGAATAGCTGCAAAGGGTAAACCTGCACTTGCTCTATCTGAAGCAGGACAGCCATGGTTCAAAGACCTGAAAGAATTACTGGAAGAAAACAAACAGAATCCTCATTTTGACATAGAAGAAACCATCAAGAAGTTGGCAAAAGAAGCCGCAGCTAAAAAAGCAACTGCCTTTATCATATACAATTCTGGAACACAGGTAGATAATGTTCAGTTTAACAAAAACGATAACTCCCAGCTTCTGCCTATTCCTGTTATCTATGTAAAACCGGCAGCTGTAAAAAAATATTTTTCAGATCTTTCAGCGAGTTTGCAAATTGAATTGCAGGTTTCACTTAGCAGTAAAATCAGAAAAGCAAGAAACATAATTGCATACATCAATAACAATGCAAGCAATACAGTAGTATTAGGAGCGCATTATGATCATTTAGGCTATGGAGAAGACAAAAATGCGTTGGATGCTGTACATGCAGTTCATAACGGAGCAGATGATAATGCCAGTGGTACTGCAGCCTTGCTTGAGCTGGCGAGAAAGCTGAAAAACCAGTCACCTAAAGCAAATAATTATTTGCTGATTCATTTTTCAGGAGAAGAGCTTGGATTGATGGGAAGTAAATATTGGTTGGAAAATCCAACCATCCAAACTTCGGCCAACTACATGATTAATATGGATATGGTGGGCAGGTATGATACTGCAAGAAAACTAACCATTGGTGGATATGGTACTTCTCCTGTATGGGGAAATATGGTTCCTGAACTTGCCAAAAATTTGGCTTTTAAACTGGATAGTGCCGGCACAGGTCCCAGTGATCATGCCAGTTTCTACAGAAAGGATATACCTGTATTATTTTTCTTTACCGGAAGCCATCCTGATTATCACAAATCAACGGATGATTGGGATAAAATCAACTATCAGGGAATTACTGAGATTGTTCAGCTAATCTATAAAATAGTGGAATCAGCCGATAGTAAAGGCAAGCTCGATTTTACCAAAACAAGAGAGCAGCAAATGGGAAGAAGCAACCGTTTTACAGTTAGTTTAGGGGTAATTCCAGATTACGGTTATACGGGAACGGGAATGCGGATTGATGGAGCAAGTGCTGGTAAACTAGCTGAAAAAATTGGATTAAAAGCGGGGGATGTTTTATTGCAACTGGGAGACTACAAGTTTGTAGATGTAAACAGCTACATGCAATCTTTATCTAAATTTAAAAAGGGAGACAAAACAAGATTGATTTATAAAAGGGGTACAGAGGAAATTTCCGTAGAAGTAGAATTTTAA
- a CDS encoding IPExxxVDY family protein has translation MKLKLDVDELNEDFFEETRLLGITATIKNYQFCMQLNASLGYDFRLNPELEIQLFKKNRNYFFSIYQFKEYNSPLTHYLYQNQYDGEYLLPEFKHMDFLWLMKYDWVDDEKCNWIKNTVRNLSGVQLVAELTNEQIKNKGNMVF, from the coding sequence ATGAAATTAAAACTGGACGTTGATGAATTAAATGAGGATTTCTTTGAGGAAACCCGTTTATTAGGTATAACTGCAACCATAAAGAATTATCAGTTCTGTATGCAGTTAAACGCCAGTCTTGGGTATGATTTCAGATTAAATCCTGAACTGGAAATTCAATTATTCAAAAAGAACCGTAATTATTTTTTCTCCATTTATCAGTTTAAAGAATACAATTCTCCACTTACACATTACTTATATCAAAATCAATATGACGGGGAGTATCTGCTTCCCGAATTCAAACATATGGACTTTCTGTGGCTGATGAAATATGATTGGGTAGATGATGAAAAATGCAACTGGATTAAAAATACCGTACGTAATTTATCTGGCGTACAACTGGTAGCGGAATTAACCAATGAGCAAATAAAAAACAAAGGGAATATGGTTTTTTAA
- the selD gene encoding selenide, water dikinase SelD: MSAIKLTQYSHGAGCGCKIAPAVLDSILRTDIQPINYPNLLVGNSSKDDAAVYDMGNGTGLISTTDFFMPIVDDPYQFGRIAAANAISDIYAMGGQPIMALAILGWPIEKIGAEVAQRVIEGGRSICAEAGIPLAGGHSVDTTEPIFGLSVNGTISISHLKKNNTAQDGDLLYLTKPLGVGILSTAQKKEALEELDFELLLKQLNKLNNIGQQLGPLESVHAMTDVTGFGLIGHLMEMAEGSKLGVTLYYNQVPIIEASKKYLAKRIVPDATYRNWNAYSSQVSFEKGVDVMQAFSILPDPQTNGGLLIAVAPDARNEFESILKDQNLGEFANPIGHFHPAGEKRITVS, encoded by the coding sequence ATGTCAGCAATTAAATTAACCCAATATTCACACGGTGCAGGCTGTGGCTGTAAAATTGCACCAGCAGTTTTAGACAGCATTCTGAGAACAGACATACAACCAATCAACTATCCCAATTTATTGGTAGGAAACTCCAGCAAAGACGATGCAGCCGTATACGATATGGGAAACGGTACAGGATTGATTAGCACTACCGACTTTTTCATGCCAATAGTAGATGATCCTTACCAATTTGGAAGAATCGCTGCAGCAAATGCCATCAGTGATATATATGCCATGGGTGGCCAACCGATTATGGCACTCGCAATATTAGGCTGGCCTATTGAGAAAATAGGTGCCGAAGTGGCCCAAAGGGTGATTGAAGGGGGTAGAAGTATATGTGCAGAAGCTGGAATTCCACTTGCAGGCGGTCATAGCGTAGATACCACAGAGCCCATTTTTGGTTTATCTGTAAATGGTACCATTTCAATTAGCCATTTAAAAAAGAACAATACGGCACAGGATGGAGATTTGTTGTATTTAACCAAACCACTCGGTGTGGGAATCTTATCGACTGCTCAGAAAAAAGAAGCATTAGAAGAATTAGATTTTGAATTGCTTTTGAAACAACTAAATAAGCTGAACAATATAGGGCAGCAATTAGGACCTCTGGAATCTGTTCATGCAATGACAGATGTTACCGGTTTTGGGTTGATAGGTCATCTGATGGAAATGGCAGAAGGCAGTAAACTTGGCGTAACCCTTTATTACAATCAAGTTCCGATCATTGAAGCAAGTAAAAAATACCTGGCAAAAAGAATAGTACCTGATGCAACTTACAGAAACTGGAATGCCTACAGCAGTCAGGTAAGTTTTGAGAAAGGAGTGGATGTGATGCAGGCCTTTTCGATTTTGCCGGATCCTCAAACCAATGGAGGACTGCTTATTGCTGTTGCACCCGATGCTAGAAATGAATTTGAATCAATTTTAAAAGACCAAAATCTGGGAGAATTTGCGAATCCAATCGGGCACTTTCATCCCGCAGGAGAAAAAAGAATTACAGTATCCTGA
- a CDS encoding sensor histidine kinase, translating into MRYFIFLIGFLIGAAKLNAQFPYVQKFNYPAQLPTQVIYDMLADNKGYIWLATDKGLFKFNGRLFVKIPFDITSMQSVSYLQQDDQGRIWCMNFYKELFSLQNDTLRNYQFKDTRIKNESVIVNYTATKDHIWFASLENLYQINKHTGETIERIYSPEYLGITSLIRNGEEVVAYGAKGWIFTYPSKKPGWTKTSFTYNDTRMMSSGKYIYGTQIGKSRLPVFTVKKGVLKLTKPFEISDDVLVFHFASTSDTEQWICTQTGAYLWNVETGKTNLVFPNQSITDIVKDYQGNYWISTLDNGLFVCPSLNNKLYTINAGNGFDNISRVTTINKDTIVTGNTKGMLTAFNLSKESRMHYQLPISTEIQFINYDPIDKVVFSNRGIIDFRSTKPIREIDYGKSVFRDPNKNLIVASYNRTYVLNNPMGKNPDATPDTTGIPLYSHYMKENIFRKGLRIPVFRNARSTKTLLSKTGKYFWIAYYDDLYRYSFSDSTFVVRKRNNQKIVARTLFETSDLLLLAGTSNEGLFVIKNDKILQRFYTGNGLKSNNIKSIAEKDGKIWVNTDETLQIIDLKTGVITNLLDEYGLAGLTVNDFSLHPNKLILATTVGLVVNDYRGKPVNESIYFPVLKAISNGVELENKQELSSEKNNISFYFDAIQYKTPTNLLYRYKLTGIDTSWKTLSYSIGNLNFYQLPPGKYEFKIQAYDKNGIYESSLKTFQFSILPPFWQRWWFILLVLVLTGFLIYLFFKAWSKRLILRQGLKERLFKSQLVAIRSQMNPHFIYNVLNTVQGLLYDNRKAEVGNLLANFSDLMRKTLQSSDQQHHSLKEEIENLSLYLELEKARFDKNFEYRIELSLQDDPADLIIPSMLLQPFAENAVKHGLMHKSGQKELILQFSQTDQGLDVYIIDNGIGRKQSALINQRNKSKPQSFATKAIAERIELFNRLYKQKILHTVKDQFDEHNYPSGTIIHLFIPRYEVDKVDL; encoded by the coding sequence ATGCGGTATTTTATTTTTCTGATTGGTTTTTTGATAGGGGCAGCTAAATTAAATGCGCAATTTCCTTATGTTCAAAAGTTCAATTATCCTGCACAGCTTCCTACACAGGTTATTTATGATATGCTGGCAGATAATAAGGGATATATATGGCTGGCCACAGACAAAGGATTATTCAAGTTCAACGGAAGATTATTTGTTAAAATACCTTTTGATATAACTAGTATGCAGTCCGTTAGTTATTTGCAACAGGATGATCAGGGAAGAATATGGTGCATGAATTTTTACAAGGAATTGTTTTCACTACAGAATGATACCTTAAGGAATTACCAGTTTAAGGATACACGAATAAAGAATGAATCTGTTATTGTTAATTATACAGCAACCAAAGATCATATCTGGTTTGCTTCACTGGAAAATCTGTATCAGATTAATAAGCATACAGGAGAAACCATTGAACGAATATATTCTCCGGAGTATTTGGGCATCACTTCTTTAATAAGGAATGGCGAGGAAGTTGTGGCGTATGGAGCCAAGGGATGGATATTTACTTATCCTTCCAAAAAGCCTGGCTGGACTAAAACATCATTTACCTATAATGATACGAGAATGATGTCTTCTGGGAAATACATTTACGGTACACAAATTGGTAAATCAAGATTGCCTGTATTTACGGTTAAAAAAGGAGTACTTAAACTAACAAAACCATTTGAAATTTCTGACGATGTGCTGGTATTTCATTTTGCATCCACTTCAGATACTGAACAATGGATTTGTACACAGACGGGTGCCTATTTGTGGAATGTAGAAACTGGTAAAACAAATCTTGTGTTCCCCAATCAGAGTATTACAGATATTGTAAAAGACTATCAGGGCAATTACTGGATTAGTACGCTGGATAATGGACTTTTTGTGTGCCCATCTTTAAATAATAAACTTTATACTATTAATGCAGGAAATGGATTTGATAATATTTCAAGGGTAACAACCATTAATAAGGACACGATTGTAACTGGTAATACAAAGGGGATGCTTACTGCATTTAATTTGTCAAAAGAAAGCAGAATGCACTATCAGTTGCCAATTTCTACAGAAATCCAGTTTATTAATTATGATCCCATAGACAAAGTAGTATTTTCTAACAGAGGCATTATTGATTTTCGCTCCACTAAACCCATCAGAGAAATAGATTATGGAAAGAGCGTTTTCAGAGACCCTAATAAAAATCTGATTGTTGCTTCCTATAATAGAACTTATGTGTTAAACAATCCAATGGGTAAAAATCCCGATGCTACCCCGGATACCACAGGAATACCCTTGTATAGTCATTACATGAAGGAAAATATCTTTAGAAAAGGATTGCGTATACCTGTTTTCCGTAATGCTAGAAGTACCAAAACCTTACTCTCTAAAACAGGTAAATACTTCTGGATAGCCTATTATGATGATTTGTATCGTTATAGTTTTAGTGATAGTACTTTTGTTGTTCGAAAAAGAAATAATCAGAAAATAGTTGCCAGAACTTTATTTGAGACCAGTGATTTATTGTTATTGGCAGGTACCTCTAACGAGGGTCTCTTCGTTATAAAAAATGATAAGATCTTACAAAGGTTTTATACTGGTAATGGTCTTAAAAGCAATAACATAAAATCGATTGCTGAAAAAGATGGAAAAATCTGGGTGAATACAGACGAAACACTTCAGATTATTGATTTAAAAACAGGAGTAATCACGAATTTACTTGACGAATATGGATTGGCCGGACTTACTGTCAATGATTTTTCGCTACATCCCAATAAACTGATTCTGGCAACAACAGTAGGGTTGGTTGTAAATGACTACAGAGGTAAGCCGGTAAATGAATCCATATATTTTCCTGTACTGAAAGCAATATCTAATGGGGTTGAATTAGAAAACAAACAGGAACTATCTTCTGAAAAAAATAATATCAGTTTTTATTTTGATGCTATCCAGTATAAAACACCAACCAACCTGCTTTACCGATACAAGTTAACAGGAATTGATACTAGCTGGAAAACCTTAAGCTATAGTATAGGAAACCTAAATTTTTATCAACTTCCTCCGGGAAAGTATGAATTTAAAATTCAGGCATACGACAAAAACGGTATTTATGAAAGTTCGTTGAAGACTTTTCAATTTAGCATTCTTCCCCCTTTCTGGCAACGTTGGTGGTTCATATTGTTGGTATTGGTCCTTACCGGATTTCTTATTTATCTTTTTTTCAAAGCCTGGTCTAAGCGGTTAATATTGAGACAAGGGCTGAAAGAAAGATTATTCAAAAGCCAGCTAGTGGCAATTCGCTCCCAGATGAATCCGCATTTTATTTACAATGTGCTTAATACAGTTCAAGGTTTATTGTATGACAATCGTAAGGCTGAAGTAGGCAATTTGCTCGCGAACTTTAGTGACTTGATGCGCAAAACACTTCAGTCAAGTGACCAGCAACATCATTCTTTAAAAGAAGAAATTGAAAATCTTTCCCTGTACCTTGAATTGGAAAAGGCAAGATTTGATAAGAATTTTGAGTATAGAATTGAGTTGAGTTTACAGGATGATCCTGCTGATTTAATTATTCCTTCTATGCTTTTGCAACCCTTTGCTGAAAATGCGGTAAAACATGGGTTGATGCATAAGTCTGGACAAAAAGAACTTATACTTCAGTTTAGCCAGACTGATCAGGGGTTGGATGTGTATATTATTGATAACGGCATCGGTAGAAAACAATCTGCGTTGATTAATCAGCGAAATAAAAGTAAGCCACAGAGCTTTGCTACCAAAGCAATTGCTGAAAGGATTGAGCTTTTCAACCGACTTTATAAGCAAAAAATATTACATACCGTAAAAGATCAGTTCGATGAACATAATTATCCTTCGGGAACAATCATACATTTGTTTATTCCCAGATATGAAGTAGACAAGGTTGATTTATAA
- a CDS encoding LytR/AlgR family response regulator transcription factor, with translation MNPIKAIIVDDEPNARKALRGMLNEQFEEVLVLADCGNVPEAVKMINRFKPDLIFLDIDMPGYSGFELLDFFDEQQIWFKIIFVTAYSEYSLKAFESSAVDYILKPVRLEHMKRALRKVNINSPSPIQYKVLRDNFNLQNERKVVLQTSETIYVVNQDDIIFIQAEGSYTKIVTVSHGILTITKKLAEFEYLETDASFFRAHRSYLVNLNHIKRIDKRDFLLVMSNEAQVQLAQDKKALLIERFTA, from the coding sequence ATGAATCCAATAAAAGCAATAATTGTTGATGATGAACCCAATGCACGAAAAGCATTGCGAGGGATGTTGAATGAACAATTTGAAGAAGTTTTGGTATTAGCAGATTGCGGAAATGTACCGGAAGCGGTTAAAATGATAAATAGATTTAAGCCAGACTTGATTTTTCTTGATATAGATATGCCTGGCTATAGTGGCTTTGAATTGTTGGATTTTTTTGATGAACAACAGATTTGGTTTAAAATAATTTTTGTTACAGCATACAGTGAATATTCCCTGAAGGCTTTTGAAAGTTCTGCTGTCGATTATATTTTAAAACCGGTCCGATTGGAACATATGAAAAGGGCATTGCGAAAAGTCAATATTAATTCTCCTAGCCCCATACAGTACAAGGTTTTAAGAGACAACTTCAATTTGCAAAATGAGCGAAAAGTTGTTTTACAGACTTCAGAAACAATTTATGTAGTAAATCAGGACGATATTATTTTTATACAAGCTGAAGGAAGTTATACGAAAATTGTAACTGTATCTCATGGAATTTTAACCATAACGAAAAAGCTCGCAGAGTTTGAGTATCTGGAAACGGATGCTTCTTTTTTCAGAGCGCATAGAAGTTATCTGGTTAACTTAAATCATATCAAAAGAATTGATAAAAGAGATTTCCTGTTGGTAATGAGTAATGAAGCCCAGGTTCAGCTAGCCCAGGACAAAAAAGCCCTCTTGATTGAGCGATTTACTGCATAG
- a CDS encoding biotin--[acetyl-CoA-carboxylase] ligase, which translates to MKEVPNSFGILLKKIHVNFVKNSNSLAGSGVKTVIGVPFIHLSAVNSTNIYAMEQLQAKLAEHGAAFFADLQTSGKGQMGKKWESEEGKNLLLSVILNTSTLNMGDQFALSAAVALATHDFLSNYIHEELTIKWPNDLYWRDRKAGGILIETQISKGRWAFAIAGIGININQTHFSKTTARAVSLRQITGKELNPVELAKELCLHLEIRFNQLLHAEGPAEIMKDYNCKLYKKGQRVKLKTGNSTAVYTIDKVDQQGQLCVTGGIPMQFTHGTVEWITASMQ; encoded by the coding sequence GTGAAAGAGGTTCCAAATAGCTTCGGTATTTTATTAAAAAAAATTCATGTTAACTTCGTCAAAAATAGTAATTCTTTGGCAGGTTCAGGTGTTAAAACTGTGATTGGAGTACCGTTTATCCACCTTTCCGCGGTAAACAGTACCAACATTTATGCCATGGAACAACTTCAGGCAAAATTGGCTGAACACGGGGCTGCTTTTTTTGCAGATCTGCAGACTTCTGGCAAGGGACAAATGGGTAAAAAATGGGAATCTGAAGAGGGCAAAAACCTTCTGTTGTCTGTTATTCTGAATACTTCCACCCTAAATATGGGAGATCAGTTTGCCCTTAGTGCTGCTGTTGCATTGGCAACCCATGATTTTTTATCCAACTATATTCACGAGGAACTGACGATAAAGTGGCCAAATGATTTATATTGGCGTGACAGAAAGGCAGGGGGGATATTAATTGAAACCCAAATCAGCAAGGGACGCTGGGCTTTCGCAATTGCAGGGATTGGTATTAATATTAATCAAACCCATTTTTCAAAAACAACTGCCAGGGCAGTTTCATTAAGACAGATTACCGGTAAAGAACTCAATCCTGTAGAACTGGCCAAAGAGCTATGCCTTCATCTAGAAATAAGATTTAATCAATTGTTGCATGCAGAAGGACCTGCTGAAATAATGAAGGATTACAACTGTAAACTTTACAAAAAAGGGCAAAGGGTAAAGTTGAAAACGGGAAATAGTACAGCCGTATATACCATTGATAAGGTAGACCAACAGGGGCAACTATGTGTTACAGGAGGCATTCCTATGCAGTTTACACATGGTACCGTTGAATGGATAACAGCATCTATGCAGTAA
- the rsfS gene encoding ribosome silencing factor — protein MEPLSLLKSREKKTVTKLTKNSKLFKTIIQAILDKKGENIISLDLRKIPEASADFFIVCEASSTTQIKAIADFVEDQAKKLCGEVPYRHEGKQAAQWVLIDYINVVVHVMHPEARNFYKLEEMWSDAASQMHES, from the coding sequence TTGGAACCTCTTTCACTATTGAAATCCCGCGAGAAAAAAACAGTTACCAAACTGACTAAAAATTCTAAGCTTTTTAAAACGATTATCCAGGCTATTTTGGATAAAAAAGGCGAAAATATTATCAGTTTAGACCTTAGAAAAATACCGGAAGCCTCGGCAGATTTTTTTATTGTTTGTGAAGCAAGTAGTACCACGCAGATAAAGGCAATTGCTGATTTTGTGGAAGATCAGGCAAAAAAACTTTGCGGTGAAGTTCCCTATCGCCATGAAGGCAAACAAGCAGCTCAGTGGGTACTGATCGATTATATCAATGTGGTGGTGCATGTGATGCACCCAGAAGCCAGAAACTTTTATAAATTAGAAGAAATGTGGAGCGATGCCGCTTCGCAAATGCATGAGTCCTGA